TCAGCCGCATCGTTTCCCCTGCCCTCACAACGGTGGACTATCCCGGCTATCACCTCGGAGATACAGCCATGAAGAGCCTTCTGGAACAACTGAACGGCCTTCCGGGCGCAGGCAATACCAATTCCATTATTCTGAAATCTGAACTCATCATTCGCGCTTCTTCACAAAAAAAGACATCTTTGTAACCTGTATTTTTTTGATTCAATTGAATGCAACCGATTGCAATATGAAAGAGAAAAAGGACGTCACAATCTATGATATAGCCCAGAAACTGGACCTTTCATCCGCCACTGTCAGCCGCGCGCTGAAGGACCATCCCGCTATCAACAAGAATACCCGGAAGAAGATCCAGCAGACAGCCCGTGAAATGGGTTATCGCGCCAATACTTTCGCCAGCAACCTGCGTAAGCAAAAGACCAACACCATCGGCGTAATGGTGCATGAGCTTAATTCAAACTTCATCACTTCCGTACTCGCAGGCATCGAACAGGTGACCACAGAAGCCGGATACGATCTGCTCATTGCCCACTCATCCGAAAGCTTCGCCAAAGAAGCAGCCAACGCCATGAACTTCTTCCACAAACGCGTGGACGGACTTATCGCTTCACTTTCCTTCGACACCGAAGGATTGGACCACTTCAAACCTTTTGAAGAAAAGAATATTCCGGTCGTCTTTTTCGACCGCGTGGAAGAGAACAGTGAAAGCACAAAAGTGATCATCGACAATTACAAATGCGGATACCAGGCCACTGAGCACCTTATCTCACAGGGTTGTAAAAATATCGTGATGGTAACCGCTAATCTCAAAAGGAACGTGTATGCACAGCGGCATAAAGGATATGCAGATGCCCTTAAGGATAATGGCATCACTTATAAAAAAGAACATGTGCTGATCAAGGACCTCAGTGAACAGTGTGGTGTGGAAGCAGCTTTACAGATACTCAAGATGAAACCCAGGCCGGACGGAGTTTTCATCACCAATGATTTTTCCGCCGCCGTCTGCATGCAAACGCTGAAAGAAAATGGCGTACGCATCCCGCAGGACATTGCCATCGTAGGATTCAACAATGACGCAATCAGCAAGATCGTTGAGCCCAGGCTCACCACCATCCATTATCCCGGCATCGATATGGGAGAGATCGCTGCACGCAATCTCATCAATCACCTGGAAGGATTATCGGATATCAGGCATACACAAACGATTGTGGTGAGATCGGAACTGATCATACGCCAATCATCCCTGCGGAAATCATGATGCGAAACGGCGCCCATTCCAACGCAGCTCATTCCTGATTCTCTAACAGCATTATCTATCCGAAAAACGCACAAACACAGCAGTATTTATTCAACAGGAGAAAAATTATCTTAACAGGTCCCTCGATGGCATCAGGCTGATAAATGCTTTTACATTGGCCCTGTACTTGCGTTTATTCAATTTGTAATAGAACGATCCTTTTTTGGATGTTCCCGTTTCTTTTTCTTTTTGTCTGATCAGCAGTCCAGTATCATTCAGCTTCCTTACAAAATTCCTTTTGTCCAGCTCCTTGCCATATACCCCCTGGTATAAATTGAACAACTCCCGGATGGTAAACTTTTCGCGCAGCAGTTCAAAAAGGATGGGGTGCAAGGCCGCTTTGTACCGCAAACGCTCGAGAGCCGTCTGTATCATTTTTCCATGATCGAAGATCAGCCCGGGCAGCTGGTCGAGCGAAAACCATTCCGGCCGGTAATCCTCACTCAATTGCTTTTTATATTTTTCGATATCGATCAAAGAGAAGTAGACAACGGAAATGGTTCTTTCCAGCGGATCACGATCAGGCTCACCGAACACCTGCACCTGTTCCATGTATACGCCTTCGAGGCCGGTGAGCTGTTTCAGTATCCTGGTGGCGGCATCATCAAGGCTTTCCTTTTCCTGTACAAAACCACCCATCAGGCTCCATTTATTTTTCTCTGGTTTGAAGCCGCGATGAATGAGCAACAGACGGATCTCTTCTCCGTCAAAACCAAAAACGACAGAATCAATGGCAACTGCCATGCGTTGTGCAGATGAATATCCGGAGGGCATATACAAATATAAGTCATCAGGGATATTGTAATCATTGCTCAACGATTATTCGGATTGTATCACCAGATTTGCCGGCTTTAATTCCGGCGAAGCAGCTTTGAGGACCAGCGTACCGGTTTTTCCTGTTTTCGCTTTAACGATCACCAATAGCAGGCCGGCATACAGTTTTTTGGGGCTGGAAATGAAAGGACTAAGATCGGCGGGATCACCATTATCCATGGCAATGATCTCTCCGGGACCTTCGATCTCCAGGTTGATTTCGTTCAATGCATCCGGAACGGCAAGTCCATTTTCATCATTGACAGAAACTGTAATAAAAGAAAGATCATTTCCATCGGCTGCTATTTTGCTTCTGTCGGCTTTCAATTGCAGCGCCACCGGTTTGCCGGTAGTGCGGATCGTTTCTTCCGCCCATTTCGCTCCGTTTTTATAGGCAATCACTTTCAGCTCGCCGGGCTGGTATACGATATCATCCCAACGCAGCCTGTATTCGTATTTTCCTTTTTTCTTTTTTCCCAATGATCGTCCATTCAGGAATAGTTCCGCTTCATCACCGGAAGTAAATACATGTACGGGGGTGATCTGTCCCCTACGTTCCGGCCAGTTCCAATGCGGGAGGATATGCACCATCGGGTGTTCAGGTTTCCATCTCGACTGGTACAGGTAATATCTGTCTTTCGGAAATCCCGCCAGATCGATGATCCCTGAATAAGAACTGCGTGCAGAATAATAGGGAGTGGGCTCTCCCAGGTAATCCCACCCTGACCATACGAATTCACCGGCTACATAAGGATGCTGGTCCTGTGAGGCAAACACCTTATCCGGTGAGGCGCCAAACGCAGCGGTGTACAATTCATAGGCGCTTACCTGTTGCAGTTTTCCATTACCTCCCACTCCTTCGCTCACGGGTGCGCTGTTACCTTCCACTACCGGGAACAGGTAAGTGCCGCGCGAACTGAGCGCTGAAGCAGTTTCACTGCTCAGTATCAATTTACCAGGGAATTTCTCATGGAAAGCAGGATACAGCGGAGATGTTTTGATCCCTTTCAGGTGTGCATAAGCGGGAGCATCCCTGATTCCTTCGCCCTGGTAATTGAGACTGATGATGTCCATATTCCCAGAGAAAGGCATGTCTGGTTTTGCAAAATTCATGGAAGCCGTGGTGGGTCGTGCAGGGTCTTCTTCTTTTACGATGTCCTGCAATTTTTTAGCCCAGGCCGCACCTGCCTGGTCTGTATATTGCTCACCCACTTCATTGCCGAAGCTCCAGGAAATAATTGAAGGATGATTTCTGTCTCTCCGCACAAATGAACGTGTATCTGCTTCATACCAGTCCGGGAAGATCAGGTGAAAGTCGAGTGGCGTTTTTCCTTTTTCCCAGCAATCGTGTACTTCATCGATCACGAGAAAACCCATTCTGTCTGTCAGGTCAAGCAGTTCGGGTGCTGGTGGATTATGCGCGAGGCGGATGGCATTGCAACCCAGCTCCTGAAGTATCCCGAGTTGTCTTTCTGCCGCACGCAGATTGAATGCAGCACCCAGTGCGCCGAGATCATGGTGCTGGTTCACACCCTGAATGCGCATAGGCATGCCATTTACTATTACTCCTTTTTCCGGATCGAATTGCACATCACGGATCCCAAAAGGAGTTTCATACCGGTCTATCAGTTTTCCATTTTTGTAGAGACTGGTAACGGCCAGGTAAAGGTTGGGTTTTTGAGCGGGCGGAGGCCCCCACAGTTTTGGATCCTTCACAGTAAGGCTGGCCTCCGCTTTGCTCTTTGTATTCGCGTTTATTGTCAGGACTGAAATTCCGGTTGATGCGATCTTTTTCCCATTTTTTACCGATGAGAATATATCTGTATTGACTTCGATCTTCTCATGTGCGCCTGTTCTGTTTTCTATTTGTACAGCAATATCAATTGTGGCAGCAGCGCTGCTGATCTGCTTCGTTGCAATAAAGGTTCCCCATTGTGCAACATGCACCGGATTCGTTTTTACCAGCCAGACATTCCTGTACAATCCTGCACCGGGATACCAGCGTGCAGAATTTGTGGGATTGTCTATTCTTATGGCCAGTTGGTTGGCTGCTCCATATTTGATATAGGGAGTAAGATCGAGGCGAAACGAATTGTATCCGTAGGGCCAGCCACCAACAAGATTACCATTCAACCAGACCATTGCATAAGACATGGCGCCGTCTATATCCAGGAAGATCCTTCTTCCTTTATCGGAAGAAGGTATACTGATCTTTTTCCTGTACCATGCTACTCCCTGAACAGGCAATCTTCCCATACCACCACCGACGATCGCATTTTCTTCTGAATAAAAAGGGCCTGCAATGGCCCAGTCGTGCGGCAGGTTTATCTTTTTCCATTTTGCATCATCAAAACCCGCTTGTACAAAGGGGAAATTGCTTCCCGGATTTCCGGGTGGCCGCTGGTGGTGCCTGGAAGGGTCGCTGATAAAATCATTGGCTGAAGGCAGTATCCATTTTTTCAATGCCCTGCCGGATGAGGTCACAGTTCTCTCTTCTGTTGCTCTGGTATCGGCTACCTTGTTATCGTTACGATCAAATATTTGAGGCCTTTCATCATAGATCAATGAATCGGCTTCGCCTTCATAACGCATGAACTGCCAGCCTTCATTGATATTGATCCTTTCGCGGTTCTTCTGCTGTGCCTTTAATCCCTCTAACAGGAAAAAACACGAAAGAATCAATACCATCCGGGAATAATTCAACCTGAGCACAGATAATTTCATCATGGTCCTTTTACAAGCTTCTCTATAACTAACTATTGCGGGTAACCGGGATTCTGGTTCAGCTTATTCATATTATTCCTTTCGATCTCTCCTGCCGGAATAGGCCACAGGTTGTAATGGTCCTGCACCTGTGCAGCATAGAATGGATTGCATTTACGCATCCTGTCGGCCCATTTTCCCAAACGCATCAGGGTGAGCATTCGTTTTTCTTCCACACCTAGTTCTCGCAGTCTTTCATCGAGGATGTAATCGATATTCACATCTGCCGCATCAACAGAGCCGGCATTGGACCTGGACCTCACCACATTGATATCGTTAGCGGCAAGATCAGGCCGGTTCAATCCTAATTGTGCTTCGGCTCTCAGCAGGTAAGTTTCTGCCAAACGGAACATGTATTGGTCCAGGTAAGTTCCACCAGCACCTCCCTTGAGCACTAATTTGCCAACAACGTCAGAGCTGGCCGGGTTATTCAGCAAACTCGCAGGGTGCGCAAATGGTGTGGTAGCTTTTGACTGGTAAGGATACAATGCTCTTTCGGCTACTCCTGGCTTCAGTACAGCATTATTGAAGCCGGTGGCCCCGGGAGGCAGATTCTTTGTAGAGAAGACCTGTCCATATAAAGGACTTGCGGGGTTTGTACCGATAAATTCTCTTACAAAATTGTGGTTGGCATTTCTCATATCTGCTCCTGAATTTTTCCAAACTGTATCGGCAAACCATGGATCCGGTGCCATGAATCCAACACCACGGCCTCCGGTAAAATCACTGACTGGCCACTGGAATACAGAAACGCCATTTACTTTAATATCTCTCATCAAAGGAGTGTGAACGCGTTCGAGTGCATAGAAAGCCTCGCCTTCAAAAATGCTTTTGGTAGTGCTATTGCCACCACCCGGAATATCTGTTTCGAATTGGATCACCCATAATGCCTCCTTGTTACCACCTGTCTTCCTGTTTTGATTGCGTGGCTGGAAAAGATCCCAGTATACATCACCTGCAATAGCCGGATAGATCCCGTTAGCGGGTATACCATCTTTCCTGGATCCGAACCTTGCTGTCATCAATGCCATATTCGGATCAGAGATAACAGCGGTTGCTGCATTTTTTGCTTTCTCATACTGTTTGGCCGAGTTGCAGACTTCCGCCAGTAAATGATAAGCTACCAGGTTTGAAATTTCACCATCGTTCACTTTATCGATTGTGGGCAGGTTGGCAGCAGCAAATTCGAGATCAAGAATGATCTGTTCATACACCTGCTCCCTGGTTGACTGAGTGAAATCAGTTTTGGGGCTTTGGATCTCTTCCAACACCAGCGGAACATTTGCATAGAGATAAGCCAGGGCCCGGTACCCGAAAGCCCTGAAGAACCTGGCCCTTGCTTCAAACAATAGTTTCTGCTCATCAGTAAGAGTAGATGCCGGCAATCGACCAATAATGGTGTTTGCTTCTGAGATGAACTTATAATGCGCTCCCCAGGCAAAAGTAACTTCACCCGCTGTAGGAGCGATCTGACCTGGCAGATTAGGTGCACTGGATTGAACATCCAGGTATGCATCCGTACGATACATGTACCAGAAAGGCATGTAGTCGTTCACTGTATAATAATGCGCCCTTATTCTTCCATACATGTTCGATATGGATGCCTTGAAATCGGCTTCCGTTTTGAATGCATTGGAAGTGCTCAGAAAGTCTACTGCCGTTTCGTCCAGGAATGTTTTTTTACAAGACACTGTACTGGTGGCCAATAAGCCGAGCAACAGTAATATTTTGATCGTTTTCATGAAAACAGTATAAATCGTTAGCAATTGTTTCGTACTCAGAAAGCAACATTTAATAAGTGATGTTCACGCCGATGGTGAAAGCCCTCATTACAGGCCTGCCATCCACTGTCAATCCCTGCACCACTGTGCGCGTGACATTATTATTGTCGGTCACTGCCAATTCGGTTTCCGGGTCCCAGCCATTCCAGTCTGTCCAGGTGATCAGGTTTTTGCCACTTACATATACATTGAGCGCCTGGAAGGGGATCTTTTTGATCAGTCTGCCCAGATTGTACGACAATGAAATATCCTGCAGCCTGATAAAACTTCTGTTTTCCCACATTCCATATTGATTGGTGGCAGGATTATTTACGTTTACCCCTGCCGTTATTTTAGGTTGAGTTCCTGAAATGATGCGGGGATATTTTCCACCCGGATTTGCAGGTGACCAATAACTGACCTGCACCAGATCGTTATTGCGGATGGCATTGTCGTCACGGAAGTAGCTGCGATTATTATTACCGAGATAGCCGTCCTTACCCCCCTGGATAGCGTTGATGAACACCATCAGTGAGAATCCTTTGTAGCTAACTGTATTCATCCAGCTGAAACGGTAACGGGGGTTTCTGTCGCCCTGGAACATACGATCATTTTCAGGAGTGATCTGGTTGTCTCCATCACGGTCAAGCAGACTCATGGATCCAACAAAGAAACCGGGAAGCGGTGTGGACCCAATTTGATAGATGCCGGTCGTTTTATAATCGTACACTGTATTCAATGGTCTGCCGATATAAAGGTTACTGGAGATGAGATCGTCTTCCACTCCATCCTTGTTGGCATCAATACCAGTGAGTGAAACGATCTTATTGGTATTCTTCCAGAAATTGAAGGAGGTGGTCCAGTTGAAATCACGCTGATCGATCACACGATAGGAAACAGACGCCTCAAATCCCTTGTTGCGCAGCTGTCCGAGATTGGTAAGAATGCTGGGGAATCCTGTAATTTCGGGTAGCGCTACCGGATAGAGAAGGTCATGTGTATTATTGATATAATACTCCAGGTTACCAGACAACCTGTTGTTGAATAAACTGAAGTCCATTCCAAGGTTCACTCCCTTTGTTCTCTCCCATTTCAGATTTGGGTTGCCCAAAGCCGTCACTTGTTGTCCGAATGCTGTTGTGCCGCCATCGCCATATACATATGCGGCTCCGGTGATCACTTTCGCTATTGAACTGTACCTGGAGGTCATGTTGCCGCTTTCACCATAACCAGCACGCAGTTTTAGTGTGTTCAGGAACGTTAGATTCTTCATGAACGATTCACTGGAAATCACCCAGCCCAATGCCAATGTGGGGAACAATGCATACTTATGATTGGCAGCGAAGCCGGAATAACCGTCCCTGCGAACAGTAGCTGTGAGCAGATATTTATTATCGAAACTGTAATTGATCCTGCCCATTTGATAATTCAATGCTTCTTTCCATCCACTGGAACCGGCAAACTGAATGGCGCCAAGCGTCAGGTTGTTATAGCTCAGGTTCAGGCGATCGAACCCTGTGGCCCTTGCCCCGGTGGAATCATACCTCCGCTCGATAGCACCATACACCGCTGTTGCAGTGATGCTGTGATCGCCGAAACTCTTTGTGTAAGTAAGGATATTATCCAGTGTATAGTCGTAGTAATGGGTGTTGCGCTTATATGCTTCACCTGTGCGGTTGGCGCCATAAATGCTGGAGCCATACTGACGAAGTCCTGTATAATTGTTGCCAAAGTTCAAACGATAGGTCAATCCTTTCAGGAAAGGGAAGTTCATTTCAGTATATACATTGGCGAACAGATAAGTGCTTCTGTCGAAATTATCTACATAGAAAGTATTGAATGGATTGGGCATTACCGTATTGGTGGGAAAAGGAATGAGCTCCCCTTTGTCATCGAAAGGCTTTTGGAGCGGCGACATGAAGATAAGGCCACTAATGCCGGGCTCCGCCCCATCCTGGTTGACGAAGGAACCATTCGATACCAGTCCTATCTTCCACCAGTCCAGCGCCTTTATTTCCAGGTTGGCCCTTACAGATCTTCTTTTGAAGATATCGTTCATGATAAAACCTTTCTGATCAACATAGCCTCCGGAAAGCAGATAGTTGAACTTATCTGTCCCCCCCGAAATGCTGAGATTGCCTTCATAGATAAGGCCTGTTTTTGTGCCTTCATCCCACCAGTTGAAATTATTGGGCAGGAGTCCTTCACTGTTGCGCATAGTGGCATCCACGAAATTGGTTACATCAAAGCTTTCATTAGGTTTCGTGTATTCGGGGCCGGTATATGACTGGTTATAGTAAGCTTCCCTGATATCATTCAGGTATTCATCCCGGGTTCTCGGCCTCAGATCAACATTAGGTTTCTGTGAAGTGTAAGCGCTGGAGAAAGCTACACGTGGCCGCTGGTTGTTGCGGCCTCTGCGGGAAGTGATGAGGATAACCCCGTTGGCTGCCTGCGCTCCGTAGACTGCCGTGGAGCTGGCGTCCTTCAATACGTCGATGCTGGCAATATCATCGGGATTGATGGAAGACAATGATCCCGTGAACTGGATTCCATCCAGGATGATCAGTACACTCGTGTTACCACCGATGGTGTTGATACCACGGATGGAGATGGGAGGCGTTCCACCGGCATAGGTGGAAAGCCCTACATTCAAACCGGGAACGGTACCCTGCAGCATTTGACCGATATTGGTGTTGGGCGCTTCTTTCAGCGCTTCCAGGTTTACACTGGCAACAGCGCCGGTTACATCTTTCTTCCTTTGGGTACCATAACCTACAACCACAACCTCACTCATATCCTGCGCCACTGTGAGCAATTCCACTTTTATAGTATTTTCATTCCCGACAATGATCTCATTATTGACATATCCCACATTTGAAATAACTAGCACGGCTCCCCGGGATGCAGTAATGGTGAAGTCACCGTTGTCATTGGTGGAGGTTCCTGTATTGGTGCCTTTTACCTGTACCGATGCTCCTGATACAGGCGCACCCGTTTTGGTAGTAACCCGGCCTTGAATCTTTTTGTCCTGGGCAGACGCGGGCAATACCCAGAGCAGGCAAACAGTCAGCAGAGATACGAACAGTAACCTGCCCGGGGATAAGCAGGTTGGATTGGTCGCATTTCCTCGTTTCGCAGTTGTTTCGTTACGCATTTTTTTGGCAGTTTAAGCAATGTAGAAATATAGTGATAGGGAGTGAGCTGCCGGGTATGACACCTGGAACAGCGAATAAAATTTGTAAGGGAGTATATGAGACAGCGAAGAGAGATCCGGAACATTACACATTCCCCTCTCCATGTAAGCATACGCAAAGGAGAAGGAAAACAAAGCAGCAGGGGAAAAGACGGCATGAGCTGTTTCATATAGCAGTTGGCTTGACCGTTTCAATCGTTATAACAAGCATTTCTCAACACTTGCTATAACGAATATAGTGAAATTTCCCAAAATTACAACCGATTGCAATTTTTTTGATAAAAAAGCATTCTTGACAGGCTCAGACAGAATTGACTGATGTACAGCAGGTTCTATTACATCAGTTGATCGCTGCCCTGATACAGGTCTGATTTATTCTTTATACTAACAAGCAAGTCAGCTCTGCACCCCGGCTCATACATATATATAATACGTATCAAGAACAGCTAAGAATAGCTTCCATCCTGCCTTCCATGCAAACTCAAATAAAATGCGGCAGAGAAATGTATCTAAAACACAGGTTGTTTAGAAAGAAGAACAGCGGCGACAACGGAGACCTGCAATTCCATGCTCATTAAATTGATCAATTGCCGAAAAAAGCATTCTCTATTCTAATTTTTTCCCGATATTTAAGCAACCGATTGCAAAAGAAAAATGATTATTACTGGTTTAAGGCCCGAAAAATGAAGACTATACGGATCTTTCCAGCCAGGCGAAGCGGAGAAGCCGCCCAACCAAAATAATAATAAAAGGCCGGCCTCCTTTTTGTCTTCGGCATAGCAACCAGCCGCCAACTAACGAATGCGAAACTTTATTGAGAAATGAGAACCTTAACGATTGCCTTCACCCTGCTCCTCTTCCAATTCCCCTGCATTGCACAGGTAAAACTGCCTTCCCTCATCAGGGACAGCATGATCCTGCAAAGGAACAGCCAGGTTCCGGTCTGGGGATGGTCATCACCAAAAGAGAATATAACGGTGAGGCTTAGAGGAAAAACTTATCGCACCACAGCAGATACAAAAGGCAACTGGAAAGTAATTCTCCCACCTGCAGAAGCCGGAGGTCCATACATCATAGAGATCAGCGGCAAGAATAAAATTGTACTGAAAGATGTTCTTTTCGGTGATGTTTGGTTCTGCTCCGGCCAGTCGAACATGGTGCACCAGATGAATATTCATGATATCAGCTACGCAGCAGATATTGCAAATGCCAACTACCCGAAAATCAGGCAATGCTGGATACCAACACTCACCAGCCTGCAGGGCCCCAAAGAAGATCTGCCTCCAGTTCATTGGAGACCTGCCTTAGGCGATGAGGTCAGGCCCTTTTCGGCAGTAGCTTATTTTTTTGCAAGAAAAATCCATGAACATTACAAGATCCCTATCGGCATCATCAATGCAAGTGTGGGAGGAACGCCCATCGAAGCATGGATAAGCGAAGAAGGACTGAAAGACCTTACTACGCTTTACAATACCATTCAAAAGAACAAAGACACTGCCTGGATCAACAGCCTCAACCGAAAAACACCATTATCTTCCAACCCGCCACAAGAGCCGGCAGACCGAGGTTTGGCCGGTCCGCTAAAATGGTTCGAGCCGGCTTTTACTCCCAAAGGATGGCGCACGATCAATATTCCGGGATATTGGGAAGACCAGGGCGTGAAAGACCTGAACGGAATCGTCTGGTATCGTCGTGAGATGGAAATTCCTGCCAGCATGATCGCTCAGCCTGCCAAAGTTTTTCTCGGAAGGATCGTAGATGCAGATGAGCTCTACATCAACGGTCAAAAAATTGGCAATACCACTTACATGTATCCGCAAAGAAGATACTCTGTCAAACCTGGCATCCTGAAAGAAGGCAAAAATGTTTTTGTTGTGCGCGTTACCAATAATTCCGGGAAAGGCGGATTTGTTCCGGATAAACCTTATTGCATTTTTTCAGGTAAGGACACAATTGATCTCAAAGGGACCTGGCTCTATAAACCAGGATTGGTGAACAGTCCATTCAGCAGTGGACCTTCCGGAGGCATCTCACCGCAAAGCCAGCCAGGCGCCCTTTTTAATGCAATGGTAGCCCCGGTTATCAATTACGCAATCAAAGGATTTTGCTGGTACCAGGGCGAAGCCAATGCCGGACAGCCACAAAACTACCTCTCATTGATGCAGGCGCTGATCCGCAACTGGCGGGCATTATGGAAGCAGGAAGATCTTCCGTTCCTGTATGTGCAACTGCCCGGATTCATGGATTATAATTACCTGCCGTCCGAAAGCAACTGGGCACTGATCAGGGAAGCGCAGTTGAAAACATTGTCAGTTCCCCGTACAGGCATGGCCGTTGCCATCGATCTGGGAGAATGGAATGATATTCATCCCGACAATAAAAAAGATGTGGGCGAAAGACTTGCCCTTCAAGCCCTCCATCTCGCCTATGGCGAAAACATCACCTGCTCCGGCCCGGTCCTTCAATCCTGCAGAACAGAAGGCAACAAGATCACTATCCGTTTCAGCCAGGAATTGTCCACCACCGATGGTGAGCCTCCCGCTGAATTCGCCATTGCCGGCGCTGATAAAAAATTCCTTTGGGCAAAAACAAAAATAGAAGGCAATAACCTCATCGTATGGAGTGATGAAATTAACCAAGCCAGATTCGTTCGCTACGCCTGGTCCGACAATCCGGTCAATCCCAACCTGATCAATAAAGAGGGATTACCTGCATCACCATTCAGAACCGATAATTGAAAAAAGAAAAATATGAAAAAGATACTCGCCATTGCAACTGCCACAACGATGTTTGCCGGTGTTTCCTTTTCGCAAAACAGGATCACACTCGATATTGCGAAAGCCAGGGACACGATCAACAAGAATATCTACGGTCATTTTGCGGAGCACCTCGGACATTGTATTTATGATGGCATCTATGTGGGAGCAGACAATCAGAAGATCCCCAACAGGAACGGGATCAGGCTCGACATTGTGGAAGCACTGAAAAAACTCAAAACGCCTGTCCTGCGCTGGCCCGGCGGCTGCTTTGCCGACACTTATCACTGGAAAGATGCGATCGGTCCCCGGGAAAAAAGAAAAGCCATCGAGAACTTCACCTGGGGCGGAGTGCGGGAAGACAATAGTTTTGGCACTCATGAATTCCTCGAGCTCTGCGAGATGATAAATGCAGAACCCTATCTCGCTATCAACATGGGCAGCGGAACTGTACAGGAAGCTATGGAATGGGTACAATACGTGAACCATCCCAACGGTACCAGTCACCTTACAGACCTGCGGCAACAAAACGGAAGATCAAAACCCTGGAATGTAAAATACTGGGGAATAGGAAATGAATCATGGGACTGCGGCGGAAACATGACTGCAGCTTATTACGTGAATGAATACAAAAAATACGCAACTCTCGCTACCAGCTACAACAATAGTGAAGGATTGTACAGGATCGCTGTGGGACCAGGTACTGAAGACTACAGCTGGACAGAGACCGTAATGCGCGAAGTACCTTTGAAAAGACTGGAAGGCCTGTCCATCCACCACTATTCCGTGATCAACTGGTCAGCGAAAGGTTCTGCCACCGGTTTTTCAGAAGATGAATATTTCAGCACAATGGAACAGGCATGGAGAATGGAGCGCATGGTAAAAAAGAATAGTGAAGTAATGGACAAATACGACCCCTCCAAAAAAGTTGGACTGGTAGTGGATGAATGGGGCGGCTGGTACGAAGTGGAAAAAGGCACCAACCCCGCATTCCTTTATCAGCAGAACTCGATGCGGGACGCAATGATCGCAGGCCTCACGCTCAACATATTCAATAATCATTGCGACCGCGTACGCATGGCCAACCTGGCGCAGACCGTGAATGTGCTTCAATCCGTTGTACTGACGAAAGAAGAAAAACTGG
This portion of the Pseudobacter ginsenosidimutans genome encodes:
- a CDS encoding SusC/RagA family TonB-linked outer membrane protein, which encodes MRNETTAKRGNATNPTCLSPGRLLFVSLLTVCLLWVLPASAQDKKIQGRVTTKTGAPVSGASVQVKGTNTGTSTNDNGDFTITASRGAVLVISNVGYVNNEIIVGNENTIKVELLTVAQDMSEVVVVGYGTQRKKDVTGAVASVNLEALKEAPNTNIGQMLQGTVPGLNVGLSTYAGGTPPISIRGINTIGGNTSVLIILDGIQFTGSLSSINPDDIASIDVLKDASSTAVYGAQAANGVILITSRRGRNNQRPRVAFSSAYTSQKPNVDLRPRTRDEYLNDIREAYYNQSYTGPEYTKPNESFDVTNFVDATMRNSEGLLPNNFNWWDEGTKTGLIYEGNLSISGGTDKFNYLLSGGYVDQKGFIMNDIFKRRSVRANLEIKALDWWKIGLVSNGSFVNQDGAEPGISGLIFMSPLQKPFDDKGELIPFPTNTVMPNPFNTFYVDNFDRSTYLFANVYTEMNFPFLKGLTYRLNFGNNYTGLRQYGSSIYGANRTGEAYKRNTHYYDYTLDNILTYTKSFGDHSITATAVYGAIERRYDSTGARATGFDRLNLSYNNLTLGAIQFAGSSGWKEALNYQMGRINYSFDNKYLLTATVRRDGYSGFAANHKYALFPTLALGWVISSESFMKNLTFLNTLKLRAGYGESGNMTSRYSSIAKVITGAAYVYGDGGTTAFGQQVTALGNPNLKWERTKGVNLGMDFSLFNNRLSGNLEYYINNTHDLLYPVALPEITGFPSILTNLGQLRNKGFEASVSYRVIDQRDFNWTTSFNFWKNTNKIVSLTGIDANKDGVEDDLISSNLYIGRPLNTVYDYKTTGIYQIGSTPLPGFFVGSMSLLDRDGDNQITPENDRMFQGDRNPRYRFSWMNTVSYKGFSLMVFINAIQGGKDGYLGNNNRSYFRDDNAIRNNDLVQVSYWSPANPGGKYPRIISGTQPKITAGVNVNNPATNQYGMWENRSFIRLQDISLSYNLGRLIKKIPFQALNVYVSGKNLITWTDWNGWDPETELAVTDNNNVTRTVVQGLTVDGRPVMRAFTIGVNITY
- a CDS encoding alpha-N-arabinofuranosidase, producing MKKILAIATATTMFAGVSFSQNRITLDIAKARDTINKNIYGHFAEHLGHCIYDGIYVGADNQKIPNRNGIRLDIVEALKKLKTPVLRWPGGCFADTYHWKDAIGPREKRKAIENFTWGGVREDNSFGTHEFLELCEMINAEPYLAINMGSGTVQEAMEWVQYVNHPNGTSHLTDLRQQNGRSKPWNVKYWGIGNESWDCGGNMTAAYYVNEYKKYATLATSYNNSEGLYRIAVGPGTEDYSWTETVMREVPLKRLEGLSIHHYSVINWSAKGSATGFSEDEYFSTMEQAWRMERMVKKNSEVMDKYDPSKKVGLVVDEWGGWYEVEKGTNPAFLYQQNSMRDAMIAGLTLNIFNNHCDRVRMANLAQTVNVLQSVVLTKEEKLVLTPTYHVMEMYNVHQDALLLPLTISSSNYELNGKKIQAVSASASKDRNGAIHISLVNMDAGKAQEISIDLGSAAVKTVSGRILQSAQLQDHNSFENPEKVKPAEFRKAALKGKELSVNLPAFSVVVLELK
- a CDS encoding sialate O-acetylesterase, which encodes MRTLTIAFTLLLFQFPCIAQVKLPSLIRDSMILQRNSQVPVWGWSSPKENITVRLRGKTYRTTADTKGNWKVILPPAEAGGPYIIEISGKNKIVLKDVLFGDVWFCSGQSNMVHQMNIHDISYAADIANANYPKIRQCWIPTLTSLQGPKEDLPPVHWRPALGDEVRPFSAVAYFFARKIHEHYKIPIGIINASVGGTPIEAWISEEGLKDLTTLYNTIQKNKDTAWINSLNRKTPLSSNPPQEPADRGLAGPLKWFEPAFTPKGWRTINIPGYWEDQGVKDLNGIVWYRREMEIPASMIAQPAKVFLGRIVDADELYINGQKIGNTTYMYPQRRYSVKPGILKEGKNVFVVRVTNNSGKGGFVPDKPYCIFSGKDTIDLKGTWLYKPGLVNSPFSSGPSGGISPQSQPGALFNAMVAPVINYAIKGFCWYQGEANAGQPQNYLSLMQALIRNWRALWKQEDLPFLYVQLPGFMDYNYLPSESNWALIREAQLKTLSVPRTGMAVAIDLGEWNDIHPDNKKDVGERLALQALHLAYGENITCSGPVLQSCRTEGNKITIRFSQELSTTDGEPPAEFAIAGADKKFLWAKTKIEGNNLIVWSDEINQARFVRYAWSDNPVNPNLINKEGLPASPFRTDN